The following coding sequences are from one Rutidosis leptorrhynchoides isolate AG116_Rl617_1_P2 chromosome 11, CSIRO_AGI_Rlap_v1, whole genome shotgun sequence window:
- the LOC139874989 gene encoding receptor-like protein kinase ANXUR2 has protein sequence MEDIKRATQNFSENTKINKKLYIGELNDSKQKVAIKLNDVWRQEFRGELEILSRLHHKNIIRFVGYNDIGSNKVVVSEYAVNGALDEYLKDSSKRCRLTWEQRLKICIGAARGFKYLHMGLGQYKSVIHGNIHSGNILLDDKLEPKINDFGWSALVPRNNRQGTFVGYIKNPIDPAYYESHSLKSETDVYSFGVVLFEILSGLPAKEEFHRTLHNGTYSKSRNLIYLVRQDFESLIDPNIRDQIDDHSLDTFKEIAYKCISYNTKDRPTMSKIVKRLEEALYIQNHGGFSTIKQKNRKVLEDFKIPLHEINLAIGVKDQNTRIGEGGFGVVYRGKLSERWLYRKVAIKFLQPKGDQEQMELNFRSELQMIFNFNHQNIICFIGYCDEGTEKIIVYDLAVNGGLDDYLVKKDNRRKLTWAQRLKICLGAARGLDYLHSGLGEEKRVIHRDVKSGNILLDENLEAKICDFGLSKSDSTVGQLYTHEYTHAAGTNFYIDPVYYEGGVLRKESDKL, from the exons ATGGAGGATATAAAAAGGGCAACCCAGAACTTCAGTGAAAATACTAAAATAAACAAGAAACTCTACATAGGAGAACTGAATGATAGCAAACAGAAAGTTGCCATCAAACTGAATGATGTTTGGAGACAAGAGTTCCGTGGGGAGCTTGAAATTTTATCCAGATTGCACCATAAAAATATCATTCGTTTTGTTGGTTACAATGATATAGGATCTAATAAGGTTGTAGTTTCTGAGTATGCTGTTAACGGAGCACTGGATGAGTATCTAAAAGACTCAAGTAAGAGGTGTCGGTTAACATGGGAACAACGACTCAAGATTTGCATAGGGGCAGCGAGAGGATTCAAGTACCTTCACATGGGGCTTGGGCAGTATAAGAGTGTAATACATGGAAACATCCATAGCGGAAATATACTATTAGATGACAAACTAGAACCTAAAATTAATGATTTTGGTTGGTCAGCTTTAGTCCCTAGAAATAACCGCCAAGGTACCTTTGTCGGCTATATCAAAAATCCTATAGATCCAGCTTACTATGAAAGCCACAGCCTCAAGTCAGAAACAGACGTCTACTCGTTTGGTGTCGTACTTTTTGAAATATTGAGTGGACTACCGGCTAAAGAAGAATTTCACCGAACACTGCACAACGGAACATACTCGAAGTCACGAAATCTAATTTACCTGGTTCGACAAGACTTTGAGTCGTTAATTGATCCCAATATAAGAGATCAAATTGATGATCATTCTTTAGATACATTTAAGGAAATTGCATATAAATGTATCAGTTACAACACAAAGGACCGCCCTACAATGAGCAAGATCGTCAAGAGGCTTGAGGAAGCGTTGTATATACAA AACCATGGAGGTTTTAGTACAATTAAGCAAAAAAACAGAAAGGTGCTAGAAGATTTCAAAATTCCACTCCATGAAATCAACTTGGCGATTGGAGTAAAAGATCAAAATACTCGTATTGGAGAGGGTGGATTCGGTGTGGTTTACCGAGGAAAACTCTCTGAACGCTGGCTATATCGCAAAGTTGCCATCAAATTCTTACAACCCAAAGGTGATCAAGAACAGATGGAGCTCAATTTTCGCAGTGAGCTTCAGATGATTTTCAATTTCAATCATCAAAACATCATCTGTTTCATTGGTTACTGTGATGAAGGAACTGAGAAAATTATAGTTTATGATCTTGCTGTCAATGGTGGCCTAGATGATTATCTCGTGAAAAAGGATAATAGACGTAAGTTGACATGGGCACAACGACTAAAGATTTGCTTAGGGGCTGCAAGAGGACTAGACTACCTCCACTCGGGTCTTGGGGAAGAAAAAAGAGTGATACACAGAGACGTAAAGAGCGGGAACATATTATTGGACGAAAATCTTGAAGCCAAAATATGTGACTTTGGATTATCGAAATCAGACTCTACTGTAGGTCAGCTATATACTCATGAGTATACACACGCTGCGGGTACCAACTTCTATATTGATCCTGTTTACTATGAAGGTGGTGTCCTCAGGAAAGAGTCAGAT AAGCTTTGA